The Zygotorulaspora mrakii chromosome 3, complete sequence genome includes a region encoding these proteins:
- the CBP4 gene encoding Cbp4p (similar to Saccharomyces cerevisiae CBP4 (YGR174C); ancestral locus Anc_5.186) has protein sequence MERPLWVRWLRVWAVGGAIIGGGVLLFKYTTPTDEEIINSLSPELRLQYEKERNLRQAEQQELMNIVKETSLSDKPIWKTGPINSPWEKGEKSAVANRDQFQRLKAKEVQKEELQRIREELAQIRQQTSTATDRIVEEKKKSWWR, from the coding sequence ATGGAGAGACCGCTTTGGGTACGCTGGCTAAGGGTTTGGGCTGTTGGTGGAGCTATAATTGGTGGGGGTGTGctgcttttcaaatatacaACTCCCACTGACGAGGAAATTATTAATTCGCTATCACCAGAATTAAGGCTACAGtatgaaaaggaaagaaacCTTCGTCAGGCTGAACAGCAAGAGTTAATGAACATCGTCAAAGAAACTTCACTCAGTGATAAACCAATTTGGAAAACGGGACCGATCAATTCTCCTTGGGAAAAGGGAGAAAAAAGTGCTGTAGCGAATAGGGATCAATTCCAAAGGCTGAAGGCCAAGGAAGTCCAAAAGGAAGAGCTTCAAAGAATAAGGGAGGAGCTGGCTCAAATCCGCCAGCAAACTTCTACAGCTACAGACAGAATTGTAgaggagaagaagaaaagttgGTGGAGGTAG
- the QCR9 gene encoding ubiquinol--cytochrome-c reductase subunit 9 (similar to Saccharomyces cerevisiae QCR9 (YGR183C); ancestral locus Anc_5.189), which translates to MSYYSTIYKTLFKRNSVFVGTVFFSAFVFQTSFDSAVTSWYENHNKGKLWKDVKFKLQNGGDDDEDEDDDE; encoded by the exons ATG TCATACTATTCAACGATTTATAAAACGCTGTTCAAAAGAAACTCTGTGTTTGTGGGCACTGTGTTCTTCTCAGCTTTCGTTTTCCAAACTTCATTCGATTCTGCTGTAACTTCCTGGTATGAAAACCACAACAAGGGCAAATTATGGAAGGATGTCAAATTTaaacttcaaaatggtggtgatgatgacgaggaCGAAGACGATGACGAATAG
- the ERG1 gene encoding squalene monooxygenase (similar to Saccharomyces cerevisiae ERG1 (YGR175C); ancestral locus Anc_5.185), producing MVAQELLNADSSITYDAIIIGAGVIGPAVATGLARKGKNVLIIEKDWATPDRIVGELMQPGGVRALRSLGMVQSINNIDAYPVTGYTVMYDGEQVDIPYPYKADLAPVEKLKDIVKEGNDKVLEDSTIHIKDFEDSERERGVAFVHGKFLNNLRDICAKEPNVTRVQGTCVEVLKSKNNEVIGTKVDIDGHGKVDFHGHLTFVCDGIFSRFRRELNPKHVPTVGSSFVGMSLWDAKNPAPMHGHVIVGPNHMPILVYQISPEETRILCAYNSPKLPADIKSWMIKDVQPFIPKSLRPSFDNALSEGKFRSMPNSYLPSRQNDVIGLCVIGDALNMRHPLTGGGMTVGLNDVVVLLQKIGDLDFSDRATVLDELLDLHYDKKNYDSVINVLSVALYSLFAADNKNLKALQKGCFKYFQKGGDCVDVPVKFLSGVLPQPLLLTRVFFATALYAVYLNIEERGFLGLPMALLEGIMILITATKVFAPFLYRELCS from the coding sequence ATGGTTGCTCAAGAATTGCTTAACGCGGATTCTTCCATTACATACGATGCTATTATCATCGGTGCTGGTGTCATCGGCCCAGCAGTTGCTACTGGTTTAGCAAGAAAGGGGAAGAATGTGTTGATCATTGAGAAGGATTGGGCTACGCCGGACAGAATTGTCGGTGAGCTGATGCAACCAGGTGGTGTTAGAGCCTTAAGAAGTTTAGGTATGGTGCAGTCAATCAACAATATCGATGCTTACCCTGTCACTGGTTACACCGTTATGTACGATGGTGAACAAGTGGACATTCCATATCCATACAAGGCAGACCTCGCACCCGTCGAGAAGTTGAAGGATATTGTCAAGGAAGGTAATGACAAAGTGTTGGAAGATAGCACAATTCATATCAAGGATTTCGAAGACAGCGAGAGAGAAAGGGGTGTAGCGTTTGTTCACGGTAAGTTCTTGAACAATTTGAGAGATATTTGCGCCAAGGAGCCAAATGTCACTCGCGTGCAAGGTACTTGTGTTGAAGTTTTGAAGTCAAAGAACAACGAGGTTATCGGTACCAaagttgatattgatgGTCATGGTAAAGTTGACTTCCATGGTCATTTGACGTTTGTATGCGATGGTATTTTTTCTCGTTTCAGAAGAGAATTGAATCCAAAACATGTTCCAACTGTTGGCTCATCATTCGTAGGTATGTCGCTATGGGATGCAAAGAATCCTGCACCAATGCACGGTCACGTCATTGTTGGACCAAATCATATGCCTATTTTAGTTTATCAAATTAGCCCGGAAGAGACAAGAATTCTGTGTGCTTACAACTCACCAAAATTGCCAGCTGATATTAAATCTTGGATGATCAAAGATGTCCAGCCTTTCATTCCAAAGAGCTTACGTCCTTCTTTCGACAATGCTCTGTCAGAAGGTAAATTCAGATCCATGCCAAATTCTTACTTACCTTCAAGACAGAACGATGTGATCGGATTATGCGTCATTGGTGACGCTTTGAATATGAGACATCCATTGACTGGTGGTGGTATGACTGTCGGTTTGAACGATGTTGTCGTCTTATTGCAAAAGATTGGAGATTTAGACTTCAGTGACCGTGCCACAGTTCTTGACGAATTGCTTGACTTACATTACGACAAGAAGAATTATGATTCTGTTATCAACGTCCTATCTGTTGCTTTGTACTCACTGTTTGCTGCAGACAAtaagaatttgaaagcattGCAAAAGGGttgtttcaaatatttccaaAAGGGTGGTGATTGCGTTGATGTACCAGTCAAGTTCTTGTCTGGTGTTTTACCACAACCACTTTTACTAACTCGTGTATTTTTCGCTACCGCATTGTACGCAGTTTACTTGAATATCGAGGAGCGTGGTTTCTTAGGATTGCCAATGGCTCTATTGGAAGGTATCATGATCTTAATCACAGCCACAAAAGTCTTCGCACCATTTTTGTACCGTGAATTATGTTCTTAG
- the TIM13 gene encoding protein translocase subunit TIM13 (similar to Saccharomyces cerevisiae TIM13 (YGR181W); ancestral locus Anc_5.188) — protein sequence MALSSIFGGASPSQQKTVSSASSNGITDQLRNQITQELAVANATELVNKVTENCFKKCLNSPYADGNENCVDQCLAKYMRSWNVVSRAYIARIQQASTSGDI from the coding sequence ATGGCTTTATCATCCATTTTCGGTGGGGCCTCACCTTCACAGCAAAAAACCGTTTCCAGTGCTAGTTCCAATGGAATTACCGATCAATTAAGGAATCAAATCACGCAGGAATTGGCTGTGGCCAATGCAACAGAATTGGTGAATAAGGTTACTGAAaattgtttcaaaaaatgcttAAATAGCCCTTATGCCGATGGTAACGAAAACTGCGTTGACCAATGTCTGGCAAAATACATGAGAAGTTGGAACGTAGTATCGAGAGCTTATATTGCTAGAATTCAGCAAGCTTCAACATCTGGCGATATTTGA
- the APS3 gene encoding Aps3p (similar to Saccharomyces cerevisiae APS3 (YJL024C); ancestral locus Anc_5.187), which yields MIHAVLIFNKKGQPRLIKFYTPVDLPKQRLLLEQVYELVSQRNNDFQSSFLVTPPSLLLNGDNSLNNIDNDEGIQIIYKNYATLFFTFIVDEQESELAILDLIQTFVEALDRCFAEVSELDLIFNWQTLESVLEEIIQGGMVIETNVGNVVASVDELNRASQGTDGPVSRLTSTSLGNAWQAFTANGFSHWAAGQ from the exons atgattcatGCCGTATTGATAT TCAACAAGAAGGGACAACCAAGACTTATAAAGTTTTACACGCCAGTTGACTTGCCAAAGCAAAGGTTACTTCTAGAGCAAGTATATGAATTGGTATCGCAAAGGAATAATGATTTCCAAAGTTCGTTCTTAGTCACACCACCTTCGCTACTGCTAAATGGTGATAACAGCTTGAACAATATCGACAATGATGAAGGTATTCAGATCATTTACAAAAACTATGCTACATTATTCTTTACATTTATAGTGGATGAACAAGAAAGTGAACTAGCGATATTAGATCTCATCCAAACGTTTGTTGAGGCGCTTGACCGTTGCTTCGCAGAGGTTAGCGAATTAGACTTGATTTTCAATTGGCAGACTCTAGAAAGTGTACTTGAAGAGATCATACAAGGAGGTATGGTGATAGAAACAAATGTAGGAAATGTTGTTGCATCCGTTGATGAACTTAATAGGGCATCCCAAGGCACAGATGGTCCTGTGTCAAGATTAACGAGTACAAGTCTCGGCAATGCATGGCAAGCTTTTACAGCTAACGGATTCTCGCATTGGGCCGCTGGACAGTGA